Below is a window of Sciurus carolinensis chromosome 6, mSciCar1.2, whole genome shotgun sequence DNA.
aaataagctCTCTGTACACAAGAGTTCTACCCACAGACATAAGAAAATGGTAATACCCTGGAAACATCTGTGAAGTGTTAAATGACACAATGTTACTGAGATAAAGGTCAATGCTACCTATGTTTACACTCTTAATCTTTAAGCAACTGCCAAAACAGAACTCTGATAACCTTTAATTTTCCCAACACTTAAGAAAAGCTGTGTAAGAATAGTCCTTATCAcacaatattttaaagcattattatTTGATCTTGGTTACTTACCTTCTCTTGGCTGCAGCAGGCAGCTCATATTGAAAGATCACTTTCCCCCCTCAATCTCATTTTCACAAACGATTAAACAGTGATAATATAGAAGAAACCACAagcttcaaacacacacacacacaccaaagaacaaaccaaaggctagattttttttcattttattgtatacacacacacttcacagatttatttttaaaaagtctgtacACTTCACAAGACAGTACAAACTAGCTACACTCTGCTAGCTACACAAGGGCATTAACACAGCCCATACTTTTTGCCCTAAAACAGGCAATTGTGCTACTCCAACTCTCTGAGAGAGATTTTCCCAGCTCATGTCACATGGCCCAGGTGCCTCCTCTTCTGTAATTCCCACTTCTGGAACAGGGCCCACAAGCCCAAGCTCCATCTTGTTTACTTCAATTTCAGGTTTAGTTCAAAGAGAATACTCTTGAGGCTTCATTTTTTCATCTTCATGTCTGCTTCAATGGCACAGCGCCGTCCCCTGGTTCCCCCATCCTAGATgatagcagagaaagaaagagggtaTGAATGAGTTGGTTAGGAACTGTGACAAGATGCAACAGGAATGCAGGGATTTGGTTTagtgggggagaggaaaaaaaatcagcacaaaACTCCAGAGGGATGAGGGGGCATATTTCTGTCTTCCCACAGAGTAGCTAAAAGAACACCTGGTAGTCTGTGAGAGGAAATGTAGGACAGAGTATCTTGGATCATGACCATCACAGAGGTCCTTGGAATTCACCTGGGGTCCCACAGAATGACTATTAGTCATCCCACCCAGGCCCAAATCATGTGCAAAGGAACAGGAAGAGTAAACTAAAGGTGGGAAAGTTTGAAAGGGAATTGGATAGTGAGGTTCTTGGCTAACATACCTGTCCAGCTGTTGGTCCCTATAAGAAAGGCCTTTCCTGCAGACTGACCCTGGCACTAGTTCCCTAGCACCTCCTGACAGTTGTTTTCCATGAGATCAGGACAATCAGGCTTCTTTCCATCTGCTGCTCTCTCCCTGcagcccagctccttcctcttgtGCAATACTTTGCTGTCTTCAATAGATAAAAGATCCTATTAACCAGCCTTGCAATAGCCAGCCAACTGCTTGGGGATCCAGAGTCACTGTTGCAGGCCAGTAAGAAAGAACGGAGACCATAGTGTTCTGTCTGTGGTACAGGCTGAAAGGCCTGTAGGCAAGATGAACTAGTGAACACTTTTGCTGGGTCAGaccatttttacatttctaatatgcaaggattttaaaatattttgagctcATGAACCTAAGTTGCCTATGAGGCAACTTTTGTAATAACAAAAATACCACCTTGCATTTGTATacacactttaatttttttttaagccagttTCAtaattatcattctcattttatcctcacaacaaccctgtgaggtaggctGGACAGGTACCTCATTATATATTAGTTATATCACACAGGAGGAAAACAAGGCCCCAAGGAATTATACAATGATTTTAACACCATATAGTTTTTAAGCCTGATGCCCTTCCAATACAGTATGCCTCATGCTCTATAATGAACCACACAGAGTCAGAGAATCATTTAATTCATGGAGGTAAAGAATAAGTCTTTAGACCAGTTCTACTATGCTTACCTCTAATTCCACCAGTAACTACTGCTTTATAGTGGTCATTATTACTGAGATCTTTAGCTTAAGTTTTACTGAGTGTTTGTGTATCAGGGATTAgtcttgaaaatttattttaggagaaaggaggaaagtaTGTGCTAATACCTGCCAGTATAAAGAACACCATTAAAAAGTCAGGTAGTACCTGCTGCTCTGAGCAATCTTCTATTTGTAAGTAAGAATTAGTAAATGGTGGAGTCAAAAAATGAGGAGAAGGTGCATCCTAGGTCCTTACCCCAAGAATACCTTAGTGATACCATTGATATTCCCTACccagcccacacacacacacatgcaagacagaaatgcagaagaaaagacAGTTTCTTATTTAATGACCTAAATAAACAGAAGTTCAAGACATTGCCACAGTCTACGTGTTGGacttccctctgcctcccacccccagcAGGAGCTGAGAACCTTTCTGGCAACACCACCCTTTGCAGCCATTCAATActtacaaagagagagagaaggaaggcaggAGAGCCCATGGGGACACTGTCCTGTTAGAGGACAAACAAACACTGATCAGGTTCCATGGAAACTCTCAGCCACAAGCACCCCAAACTTCAGGACAGAGACACAAGCACCATACAcacaaagacaaaatttaaaaacccaagaacaagaggaaagagatttaaaaaaaaagcaacctaGTCATCATGACTGTGGAACAGGAATTGACGGTCCCTAACTGCTGCAAGCTAGGTCAATTCCCCCCGCTTGAGAGTACTCTcctgaaagaaatatttcatttgctCAGCTCAAAATTTCTCCCATGTTACTGGGCCTCTCAGTTAACAGCACATTTCTTCCAATGTTTGAATGGGAGCAAACAACTACCATTCTATGATCCATGCTTCTGTACACCATTAGAATGCAGGAGCTTGGCAATACCAAGTACCAACATAAGGTTCTTTGGATACTTTAGACTTAGCACTGAAACACTGGTGAATAGGTGCTTTTCTGGTCTCCTCACCTTCTCTGAAGCATCTTGTTTTCGAGTAGAATCTCTTCCTCGAAGACTTTTAGCACTGATTCCAGACTCAGATGTTTGCATAATCAATTGTGTGGCCAAGAATTgctataaggaaaagaaagagggttGGCAGGGATCTCATATAGTAGGAAAGAATTAAGACACTTTAAgctttgtttgctttgtttgaatttaggggtgctttaccactgagttgcatctccagtcctttttatttttttgaggcagtctcactaagttgctgaagttcctcaaatttgcaatccccatgcctcagcctcccaagtagctgggattataggcatgtggcacTGCACCCAGCAACAAAAACTTTTTGCCTCATTGGAAGTTTACACATTAGTTTTTAATTCTAGTTGTAATAGGTATTCTTAAGAAACTGAAAATGTCAAAtgtcttttattcctttaatataGGTTTATAATAATAGGATCAAAATCTCTATtctcaaaaacagaacaaaaccaaagaGCTCTACCCtctaagaatgagaaaaagaataaaaataggatGAACCAAAGAAAACTTGACAAAGTAATTTGGCAGACACTGCAAGATAAGACATTCCTTCAAGGTCAATTTCCCAAAGGATGCCTGGTTATACAACTATAAGATAAAAGTACGTTATCTGTGATAAAAAGGAATAGAGAAGAAATTCTTTTTGTTGTGCATACATGCCAGGTAGttgatgtaatttaaaaaatatacattcaccattttgaagaaattttattaaaaacttcaagctatggatgtagttcagtggtagaatgctcacctagcatgagttgggtttgatccccagcattgcaaaacagaaacaaaacgaATCTAAAGTTATTTGCCTAAGAAAGGAAGAATCTTCTATCGTAATTCCTTCCCCAAACAACAGAAAATCAACAGGAATTgggcaagaaaaaaatgttgtgtTCCTAGATGGCTATTCCAAGTAAACGCTACAGCACCCTTCCCTGTCAAATATGAATCCTTCCCTTGATTATTTTCACTTCATCCTTGCTGAAACACAAAGAAGCCTCAAAGTACCTGGATTTGTTCCAGGACATCTCTTTGCATCTCTACTGCCATGTGATAGACATCATGGTCGGAACTATTATACATTACAGCATTCTGAAACATGAGCATAATGTCACGTTGAAATTCAGCTGTGCTGCGGATCAGTccattttcaatgtttttcttaATAGTTGACAAATCCAtaggccttaaaaaaaaaaagaggtaaatagCAGTGGAGGCAGGAAGACACCTGCATCTCTGAAAATGTTATCACCATACACATCCTCTTATATACCCTCAGTCTTAGCTGCCAGGATTCAAATGATAACCCCTCATCCCAAAACATGAACTTAGCCCAAAAAAGTCAGTCTGTGTAATAAACAGTGAGAAAGGTAATAAAGGGGGTTAATTCTTTCAGACAATCAGTAGTGATCCAGTTACTAGAATAGTTTTAGCATGTGCTTACCCTTAcataaaaaatgttaactttgAACTTATTATCTAGAACAAAAATTCACTAAGTCTGAATATCTTTCAATTTAAGCAAATCGGTATGCTGGATGAACCATGGCTTACCTCTGTACAATGCTATGGTAGCCAGGTGCTATGTCATCTGTAACAGGCTGCAGGAAGACATTGGCATACCTGtccaaaaagaataaagtgaaataCTGACTTATTCTCTGGAAGCATAGGAAAGGGAGCTTACTCTAAGTAACTGAAGGTGGTAAGGAACAGACACCAGCAGTCCAATAGAAAACCACTCAGACTTTTTATAGTCACCCAACAATGAGGAGTACCAAGAGACACTAAGGTTCACTCACCTATGATTAGCTGCAGCTCTCCATACAAGCATGATGGCTTTCTTCCAGATTTTCTGGGCCTGAATAGCTTCTTGATCCTCACTACAGACAGAGCTGAAACAGAGATAAGAGTTCTAGCAggcacatttaagaaaaaaaaaatcctaattattttttgtcaACTATTTGTTCGAGGCCCCGACAGGGAAGATGAGAAAGTAAGACTAAAGAGCCTCTCCTCTCCTACTTCTCACCTTCACTGTCTTGGACTCAAAGAATTTCAGATACTTACAACTGTGAAGAAGCAGGACTGCTGGGGATGGAGTCTGCCAGTGTGTGTGACTGCAGGGTAGCATTGTGTATGCTAAAGCCATCATCACTCTCGCTTACAGGTGGTTCATTATCCATTTCTGACAAATAGCCTTCTCCTTGATCTTCTTCCTTAGGTTCCTCTAGGCTGGCTGCTTCACTgactccatcctcctcctcctcctcacctgtgGCATCCTTAGACATAGTGTGCTCCAGTCAACAAATGCAAGTCAAGCTATCCAGCAAAGCAGCATTAAACATGATCCTCCTTTTGAGTAAGATCAGTTCTAGAAATGGCCTCACACTGCTTCTTGACTGAGCCCTCTATTACTTATACTACTATCTACGTATAGCCACTGACTAAGTAATCTCAAACCTGGACTAATAATAAAACCCAGGATCTTTTTTCAAAAGGAGgaggggggaaaggggaaaaaaaaaaaaaaaaaaaaaaaaaaaaactacttactTAAGACTAAGCTAAGAGGTGTTCCTTCTTTCCCCTTGCTCTTGAGAGGAATTCTGACCCTGGGTACAAAGTTatcaaaaatagttttatttgggggctggggagatagcttagcagTAAAGCATTTGCATGCACgagggtctgggttcaatccccatctccacataaaaaaatatacaaaaaaatttttaaaagttttatttcatgtcTCATCTGATGGAGCAAGCTCACATCATATGAAGTCTCTGTTAATTACTGCTTTAATAACTCTAAAAGGAAACTTTGGATATTTCTCATTGGATAGTCTAATTAATAATCTGATTTCCTCTATGTTCTCCCTAGCTCTGATATCCCTATTTACTCTAAATCACTCTAGGTATATCAAAGCTTATTTGTGCACTAAATGTAAAGATAGGACTGTGTGATATTTACAAACTCTTTCAGATGGGAAGCACATGTTGCCATAGTACTCCCACTATGCCAGAGTGTCCATTGCAGGTTTTCCCCATGCAACTCCTTACCAGTCTCATCTTAGAGAATAAAGTTGTGAGAGTAcactaaaatttattaaaaaggtAGTCCTATAGGGAAATCTAATCACATGGcaagaggaataaagaaaagtCTGAAATACCTTTATCTGGCTTCCAAAAATAGTCCCTGATTCTTCTTTCAATGAGTCTGCAGAGGAGAGAAAGACTACCTGAAGATTTTTCCACCTCAGCCTTCCCCTTCCTATGGACCATAATCCCCTGCAGCTTTCCTTTCCACTCCTACCTGTTCTATCTCCTCTACTTACCCACAACCCACAATCCCTCAGAAGACAGAGCAAATGATTTCAAGTTAGTTACGGAGTAcagattttctgttctttatttacCTGACATTTCAAACTTGTGCTGAGTCTCTGCCTCTAAAGGATCTTCAATGGGATTTGAGCCATGTGATGGAGATAACATGCTTTCGGGGGATGCCTGAAGatcaaaaaaagaacaagtatctTAAGTACTGGtaacacaattttattcttcaatgATAATGAGactatagaaaaaattttaagttctacTAATGTGATGTGATTCTAATGGTCACCATAACAGGAACAGGACAAGTATACTTAACACTGATTACAACTTATGGGCTATGAATACATGAAACACATCAAGACTCAGGAATTCAACAGGAAAACCCACTTTTTACCTATGTTATTATAACTATAACtttccatcctcccacctcatGATCTTACTATTTACCTCTGTCTTCACAGTTGTAAGTGGCATCTCATCGCCTTTCCCACTGGAACCATCTGCTTCAACGATCTCTCCAGTTGCAGCACTTCTGGGTTCTTCATCTAAGTCTTGACTCCTGAGTTCTGGTGGCTCCATACTTGCGGCTGGAACAATCCCAGCTACAATTTCAGCCCCTGAAATGCCTGGTTCTGGTTCTGCAGGTTCCATCTTGATGTCAACGCTAGACTCCCTGATGTCCACGAGTTCATGAATTCccttgttttctgtttcctcaAAGTCCAATCTCTCTTGCTTAACTGTCATCTCTGGTGCAGGGAGAGGTACTGGCTTATCCCGTTCCTGCTGGATTGGGTGCTCCCAAGGGCCAGGCAGAGACTGGGGATCATCATTTTCTTCACAAAAAGACAGTGCTGCTTCCACAGCTGCCACATCCAGCACTTCAGGGTGATCATCTACCTGTCCCATAATACAAAGACTTTTGAGGTCACAGAAAGAagtccaagtctctcaaattTGCTAGCATTGAATGAGAGTGAACCTGcagtttctctctcctcctccatgtAGAGGAAACAACCAATGGACAGACACCTGTCCCTTGCATATCAATAATAATAGGAAAGGCTGGGGAGATGACTAACGCCTAATACAAAGGGTTTTCAGATTACAGAGATGGAGATGAGCAGGAGCACTAGATTTGTTTACTATGAGGAGCaaaagaggcagaggagagaagcTATGAGATTCTTTGGGGTTTTGCTGAATAGTTACCTTGTCCTCAATGATGGCAATGATGTCTCCAACAGTCTCAAAATCCAGCTCCTCACCAGTGTAAGACACAGCAATATCCATCTTCTCAGCCAGATCTAAATCTTCCTTCCCATCTATGCTGGGAGCCTTTGATCCTCCAGGGGCCTCTGCTACCCCTGATCGGAAACATTCTTCTTTGATAGAATTAATTATCATGGAGATTTCACTGCTATCCATGGAAACAGTCACAGTATGTGGATCCCCCACAGCTTCCATGGGAACACAAGTGTCAGACTGACTCACTaaacaacagaaagagaaaagcagctcagttTATAGGACACCAAGTGACCAACTGAAGATCATACCAGAGTTACAGACGGATGTTAAGTAACACGCGTAAGGTCAGAAACATATCTGCCTGTCTTCTTCTCCcccatttatttagaaaataaggtGAGAACACATTCTCAAGCCTACTTCTATTTGTATACTTAATCATTTCCCCCCAACAAATAAATACCCACCCACCTCTTTtcacatctttgtttttctaaggATAAAGATGGCACATGTCTATGGAAAACAGAAGCATCTGAATTAGAGTTATTGTTTTTGGTTATCTTTCCTTAATTAAagctcaaaatgaaattttggtcCTAGTGGCTGCTCAGGGCGTGGGTCAGGAACGCACCTGGAGCTACATTTTCAGGAGTGGAGACAGCCGGAGCAGAGGATGGTGCTGGTAGCGCAGGCATCATGACAATGGTAGCCTGGGACACAGACTCTACAGGGGGTGGCACAAGTTTAACTGGAGGTTCACTGGCAACAGTAGTGAAGGAAGCAAGAGGTGTGGTGAACTGTGTAGGACCAGCTTCTAAAAGCCGGGAAAGAGTGGGAGCACCTAACAAAGAGGTATACAAAATACGGTAAGAAGAAAGCACATGAACAAGAAGCAACAGCCATTCTAAGGTTCAACCAAGAAAAATTTTTTGGTCTCAAAGAATGAAAGCAACTCCTATGTTGAGTAAGTTCATCATCTATAGTCTTACTTTCTCTAACCTCACTTTTTCCAAGTtaggaatgaatgaaaattctAAATTAGGAATGAACCAAAGCACTAGAatacacaatatatataaaaaatgggtAGTTATTTTTCCTCAgaggaaaattaaataatcaccaagaataaaataaaaaaactgtggtcTGAATAAATCTGTCACTTCTGTTGAGGTTCAACATGCTAAAACCACCCAGCTTCAACATGATTCAAATACCATTATCTAAGGTTTATAAGGTATTTtgtaaagccttttttttttttttgctttatgttGTCTATCTCATTTTAATTCTCACTACATCCATGTGAAGCATATGTATcataattaataaaacagaaaaatgagctTCAATAGTAAAGTCACTTATCAGATTATAAATGTGTAGCAGGCCTGAGATTCAAGCCAAATCTCTGCCATATTCTATTATCTCAGGTGTCTCCAGCACCTTTACACAATTTTGCAAGCCAGAGAAGCAGCTTCACTATTAACTTTACCATCCCTCTCATCAACAGCTAAGCTGTGGTTAATCAGCATTGTCAAAATTTGAAGATGgaatggattaataatttcaaGCACTATGTTTTTTAACAGGTAAAACAGCTGCAAAACAAAGTTAGAAAAAGTAGCTGTGTTTTAAGTTGAGGATTAACAATTCCTTAATAATAATGAAACTAAATTCAACACCTCTGAAGTAGATAAAAGGAACAGTAATGACTTACCCGAGGCAGCAGGGGAAGCTGCAACAGTATTGGGTGTTTGCTGTATCTCCCCACCATGTATCATGGGAAGGACCCCGCCTACCTCCAGGAGGACACCTGTACTGTTCAGATGGCCAGAAGTAACAGCCATTTCACTCTCACTGACCtaacagggaagaatagaggtgaAGGCTACACTCAAGCTTTCCTTCACTTAACACTTCCCCCCAAAACTGTCAATCAACTTCTTGAAAACTAAAACTTACTATCCACAGAGAGTAATTCAAAACCCAAGGGAAACTAATGTTCAGAACTTATTTGTCAAGAGTTCTTTGGGggagaaaaccaaaacaattgtGGCTCAGATACCTCAGGACCCAAGGATACTATCAACTTactgcatttatttattgttttaaattaacatttaacTAAGACATCTCTTCCtcctttgaacttttttttctatgTCACATTTTAGGTCCCAGGCACTCCCTTCCAAGTACTAAATCACCACAGCTCTCAAACACCCACAGAAGTCTCCATACCAGTCTGGGGCTAGTAGGCAGGAGGCTGCCCTTCTTCAAGAGCTCTgacagcagaggggaggggggtgGAGTTGCTTTCTGTCCAAGCATCTTTTTCTGGGGTGAATCATCTGTTACTGGGGTCATGGGGGCTTCTAAGGGTGCAGAGCCTGGAGGAAGGGTGTCAGGAATCCCAGGAAACGAGGTGACTGGGGTACTCGGCAAAGTCCCAGGGGTTACCTAAGAGACAACAGAGAACCTTTATCTGACTTCTCAAACTATGGAAGGCTCCCTACTAATCTGGATGGATTAGCGTgtctattattttattagttctgAGTGGAAATGCCCAGAACCCTCTACCCCCTACTCTTAGCTCTATTTTTCTTCCCcacaatattttctcttctactGACTCAAGCCCATAATGACCCAACCATTCCATCCAACCTGCCATTTACAAACTCCTTTCCCGCTACCAGTATTATATTTACAAGGAATTGACCCTTATTTCAGCAGGAATTTCATAAGGGTAAGATATTTAGCATTCCTTTGATTGAATGCAGTCTTTTACCTATCTCTCAAAAAGGTCAAAAGCCTCAATGctatctacatcgtgtacaacatagaaatgaaaagttgtagtatcccatttgtgtgcaatgaatcaaaatgcagtctgtaaaaattaaaaaaaaaaaaaaaaagcctcaataCTTTTAGATCTGTCCTTATCTTAGAGTACAGAACATGGTAAGTTTAAGTCTTTAGTGTTCAGACCAAGAAGTTGCTTCTAGGTCAAACGTGGTTTCCTCATCACTCAGTTCTCTGCTGGCTTATTGCACCCTTTGACGTTTAAGTCCAATGGATGGAAATAACACTCACCCCAGAGGTGGCCTCTTCCATAGTGGTTGAAGTCAAGTCCCCAAGCGGATAATCACCTCCTGGGGAGGCTGAATCTATAGGAGAGCGGACCATCACGGTGGGTAACCTCCGAGGGGGTGTTTTCACTGCTTGACGAGCTAGAACATTAAACAAAGTCCAAATCTTTAGAACTAAATAAGTGCAACTAGACAGTACTCTGCTAATATACAACAAAGTACAAATAGGAATGCTGCATTATTAAAGCAACATTATTAATGTGGAATAGAAAACTTTCTGAAACTGAAGATGAGTAAATTTTTAGCCTAATTTTTCCTAATGGCAATTCTCATAACAAGCAAATTCTAAGTttccaaggagtgggaaaacagTTTATATACTCCTCAATATCTCCTTCAGCAACTAATACAgactctgtttttattttataattattcttttttggtgctgggtatccaacccagagcctggcacatgcaaggtaagcactctaccacagagctctGTCACCAGGCCAAGattctgcttttaaaaagaggaaaaggctgggcacagtggtgcacaacggtaatctcagtgacttaggaggctgaggcaggaggactgccaatGTTgaagtcagtctgggcaacttagtgaggccctgcctcaaaataaaaagggttggggatatagttcagtggcaaagtgccccttggttcaatccccactgcTGCCCCAAAaaaccccaataaataaatagaggaaaagaCCTCACTGGTTCACAGCATATATTCCTAgaattaaaaatgcttaaattgTTTCTCATATCATCAATGACTAAATTATTCTCAATCTTTTCATGGgccttttatttctaaaatctcAATTATGTTcaatgtattattaaaaaaattttgtgttcTAGAAGTAAATTTGAGATCCAGGGACATCTGAGCAGAGcccattttcttgtttcttcctgGACATTaagggatatttttattttggtaacatGAGTCTTTTGTTGTTATAGCAGTGCtaaagactgaacccagggtctcacatgctaggcaagcactataccactgagatacatcctcaggTCAGGAATCATATCTTGTGAGTCTcttgtgcatatgtatataataaactGGTATGGTTTTCCCCTTGTTAATCTGTGTATGTCAGTTTGCTTCACAGACTCAAATTATTGAAACTTCAGAGAAGAAAGGGGAATTTTTGGCACGCCAGTCAGAAGACCAAAACATTCTGTAACAGCTAAGATTTCAGGGGACatgatgaaaatgataaaaatgaggtATCTAGAAAGGATgaaaagaactcagaaaagtACACGTTTCTTATTTATCAGTGTAGTGGAAACAGCTCTTATTAAAAGTCTTATTTGTTTGCACCACACAGAGGCCTAACTTTGATGGGAGCACACCTGTAATGATACATCCTGAAACGACACAGAACTGTTTAACTAAATTGACCTATTCTCAGGACTTAAGAGATCGATTCAATAAAATATggaacatgcacaaggccctgggtcaaatccacagcaccaccaccaaccccaatcccaccccccaaaaaagggaacaatggaaaaaaggaaagatgacaAGAGAAAAGTATGAAAGTAAAAGGTGAAAAGAGAAAGACAACAAGAGAGAAGGATGCAAGTAAATTTGAACTACTGGATTTACAAAGTAGTCTGTCATAGCACACAGTACTGTATAATTAACTGCTTTAACAGAAGCACTAGGTTCCACTTACCCTGGTATGCAGCATCTGTAGCCTTCCTCTTCACCTCAGCCTCCtcttcctctaatttttttttcctaaagagaaAATTAAGGGTTAGCTATCTAATTCCTTCCCATAGTTCACTAAGTCCTGCTGGAGGCAAGGCCTAAGCAGGGAGTCTAATCTCAAAATGTGTACACTAATTCCCAGTTCTTCAACCAAGCAAAACAGAGaccttaaaatacacacacacacacacacacacacacacacacattttagttgttgatggacctttatttaattaatttatttacatgcagtgctgagaatcaaacctagtgcctcaacaagctaggccagtgctctaccactgagccacaatcccagccccagagaCCTTTTAAGTTACAGCTAATATGTTTTCAGATTGAAATGCTCAATCACATCACCTTCTAAGGCCTCAGCCCCACCCACAGATACCAAACCactgctatttttctttctcagaatctGTCTCAAGTCTAAAGGGATGGCAGGAGGAGGAAATAAGCTAAATTATTTGGGAAGTAAAGAGGTAAGACAGAATGGAGTAAAGATGGAAGATTATAACCCACATTGCAATGTCA
It encodes the following:
- the Brd8 gene encoding bromodomain-containing protein 8 isoform X1, with protein sequence MATGTGKHKLLSTGPTEPWSIREKLCLASSVMRSGDQNWVSVSRAIKPFAEPGRPPDWFSQKHCASQYSELLETTETPKRKRGEKGEVVETVEDVIVRKLTAERVEELKKVIKETQERYRRLKRDAELIQAGHMDSRLDELCNDIAMKKKLEEEEAEVKRKATDAAYQARQAVKTPPRRLPTVMVRSPIDSASPGGDYPLGDLTSTTMEEATSGVTPGTLPSTPVTSFPGIPDTLPPGSAPLEAPMTPVTDDSPQKKMLGQKATPPPSPLLSELLKKGSLLPTSPRLVSESEMAVTSGHLNSTGVLLEVGGVLPMIHGGEIQQTPNTVAASPAASGAPTLSRLLEAGPTQFTTPLASFTTVASEPPVKLVPPPVESVSQATIVMMPALPAPSSAPAVSTPENVAPVSQSDTCVPMEAVGDPHTVTVSMDSSEISMIINSIKEECFRSGVAEAPGGSKAPSIDGKEDLDLAEKMDIAVSYTGEELDFETVGDIIAIIEDKVDDHPEVLDVAAVEAALSFCEENDDPQSLPGPWEHPIQQERDKPVPLPAPEMTVKQERLDFEETENKGIHELVDIRESSVDIKMEPAEPEPGISGAEIVAGIVPAASMEPPELRSQDLDEEPRSAATGEIVEADGSSGKGDEMPLTTVKTEASPESMLSPSHGSNPIEDPLEAETQHKFEMSDSLKEESGTIFGSQIKDATGEEEEEDGVSEAASLEEPKEEDQGEGYLSEMDNEPPVSESDDGFSIHNATLQSHTLADSIPSSPASSQFSVCSEDQEAIQAQKIWKKAIMLVWRAAANHRYANVFLQPVTDDIAPGYHSIVQRPMDLSTIKKNIENGLIRSTAEFQRDIMLMFQNAVMYNSSDHDVYHMAVEMQRDVLEQIQQFLATQLIMQTSESGISAKSLRGRDSTRKQDASEKDSVPMGSPAFLLSLFDGGTRGRRCAIEADMKMKK